The stretch of DNA AGCGTGTGGGTTATACAACGATGGATGAGAGTTTCTTTCCGATATTATGGACACAAAAAGGCGATCGCCTACTTTTGTTGTTATACAATTAACAGTCACGGTCAGTGGCTCCTACTCATCGTAAACTTAGTTAGCACCAGTGGTCTTCAGTTCACCATAACGTTGTACAGTTGATTCACAGATCCCTTAAGACGACTAAGTACTTTATCTTTTAAAGTCCTCTAAAACTTTAGAGATTGTAATTTCCAACTGGGGAACATCATCCTGAACTGCTTTCCAAATTATTTCTACATCCGTATTGAAATAATCATGAATCAGTTTATCTCGCATTCCGGCAATATCTCGCCAGGGAATATCAGGATATTGGTTTCTCACTTTCACCTATAATTTCAATCGCTCTTGAAACCGCAAACACCTTCTCTAAATTCTGCGAAAACGCTTCATATTCAATATTTGCTGTAAATTGCTCGATCGCAGCAACCGCATCCAAAATATCCTGCAAGTAGTCCTCAACTTGCCGTTTGATCGCAGGTAAACTACCTCTGCCAAAATTCGCTCGCCAATGCGAGGCTTTAATCCAGACTTATGCACTAGATCAACTTTGATGCCCAGATTATCACTGAGATAGTTTTCTAAATTGATAAATTTCAAAAGGCTTGGTGTCTCCGAAAACTCTACCAGCACGTCTATATCGCTGGTTTCTGTCTGTTCTTGTCGAACATAGGAGCCAAAAATCCCTAACTCCCGAACCTTGTAACGTTCTTGCAACAATGATTTGTGTTGACTCAGCCATTGCTTGACCTCCTCCAGTGTTTTCATAGGCTCTATCTTCTGCTTAAAGTCACAGTGTACGATCTAGCTTATCTTGCTCTATCGGGAAGAGAATTAGTGTATCAATTGCTTTAGATTTCTACTGAATAATGTGAGATGGCACTAATAATGACTCTCCTCAAACTACGTCAAATAAATTAGAAACACTTAAGACAAAACTTAGTAATAGGCTAACTGAGCTAGGACTTTGAATTATTTGCGGTAACGAATCATGCTCGAAAATTGTCAGCGATCGCGCTTTAGTATCTACCACCCAAACTTGGACGACACCAGCAAGTAGATAATCAGTTGCTTTCTCGGTCATTGA from Chroococcidiopsis sp. TS-821 encodes:
- a CDS encoding Uma2 family endonuclease — encoded protein: MTEKATDYLLAGVVQVWVVDTKARSLTIFEHDSLPQIIQSPSSVSLLLSFVLSVSNLFDVV